GGGTGGGACTGGAAGTCGGGGGTGTGCAGGGGCAGGTCGTGCCGGTGCCGGTACGCGGAGTAAAGCGCGATCCATGTGGCGTGCAGGGCGGCGGCCAGCACGGTCAGCAGCAGCGCCGGTCGTAGGTGTGTCTGCGCGGCCAGCAGGCCCAGGGTGATCAGGCCCAGGGTCAGGGTGGGTTGCCACCAGCGTTTGCGCAGGCTGACGTTCATGCAGTGCAGACCGTAGGGGGTCAGGCCCAGTCGGGCCGGAAGGGAACGGGTCATGGTCATGGTGTACAGGACCGGGCGTTCACTGGCCGTTAACGGTGACGGGTGATGTTGCGGCATGTTACGTACGTGGCGCCGGGTGGGCCGTACCGTCGGGGCATGATTCTCGTGACTGCCGCGACCGGAAACGTGGGCCGTGAACTCGTGCCTCAGCTGCTCGGTGCCGGACTGCCGGTCCGGGCCGGGAGCCGTCACCCGGACCCGGCGCGCTGGCCGGACGCCGAGGTGGTCACCCTGGACCTGACTGATCAGGACAGCGTGCGGGCCGCCGCGCGGGGCGTCACGGCCGCGTACCTGATCGTCCCGGAGACGCTGGAGGCGGCGGACGTGCGGGCCACGCTGCGCACCCTGCGGGACGAGGGTGTGGCGCGCGTGGTCCTCCAGAGCGGCTTCGGGGTGCAGGGCGGCGGCAACCTGCTGGGCGACGCCGAGGCCGCCGTGCGCGCCAGTGGCCTGGAGTGGACGATCCTGCAGCCGAACTGGTTCATGCAGAACTACAACCAGATGTTCCGCCGCGGCGTCCGTGACCGTCACGAGTTCGCGGAACCAGCTGGAACGCACCGCACGAGTTTCATCGACACGCGCGACATCGCGGCGGCGGCCGTGACGGTCCTCTCGGGGGAGGGGCATGCGGGGCGCGTGTATCCGCTGACCGGTCCGGCCTCCCTGGACCGGCACGAGGTGGCGGCCGCGCTGAGCCGCGCGCTGGGCCATGAGGTCACGTACCGCCCGGTGGACGACGACGGGTTCGTGGAGTTCCTGGTGTCCACCGGCGAGAGTGACGAGGAGGAGGCGCGCGCCATCGCCTCGATCTACCCGCCGATCCGCGCGGACGTCACGGCGCCCGTCACGGATGACCTGCCGGGCCTGATCGGCCGCGCCGGGTACACCATCGACGACTTCGCGCGGCATTACCGTGCCGACTGGCAGGCCTGACCGGAGACAGGATCCCCCCTCAGCGCACGGTCAGGAGCACGTCCGGGTGATCCCCGATCAGGG
This region of Deinococcus sp. JMULE3 genomic DNA includes:
- a CDS encoding NAD(P)H-binding protein, yielding MILVTAATGNVGRELVPQLLGAGLPVRAGSRHPDPARWPDAEVVTLDLTDQDSVRAAARGVTAAYLIVPETLEAADVRATLRTLRDEGVARVVLQSGFGVQGGGNLLGDAEAAVRASGLEWTILQPNWFMQNYNQMFRRGVRDRHEFAEPAGTHRTSFIDTRDIAAAAVTVLSGEGHAGRVYPLTGPASLDRHEVAAALSRALGHEVTYRPVDDDGFVEFLVSTGESDEEEARAIASIYPPIRADVTAPVTDDLPGLIGRAGYTIDDFARHYRADWQA